The following proteins are encoded in a genomic region of Nymphalis io chromosome 8, ilAglIoxx1.1, whole genome shotgun sequence:
- the LOC126770114 gene encoding mediator of RNA polymerase II transcription subunit 9 produces MENNTDHSDPNNFSPLTVQEVDVDFLPIVYEIIRSVERDFHDNSAKARESQDCSLKVLELQKKFDIARSQIRRLPGIEYNKQDQLKQFEILRTQLRLKRELLQKYRNMCSFETSFK; encoded by the exons ATGGAAAACAACACTGATCATTCCGATCCTAATAATTTTAGCCCGTTAACTGTCCAAGAAGTAGACGTAGACTTTTTACCGATTGTTTACGAAATCATACGAAG TGTCGAAAGGGACTTTCACGACAACTCAGCTAAAGCCAGAGAGTCTCAAGATTGCAGCTTGAAGGTCTTAGAATTACAGAAGAAATTCGACATTGCCCGTTCACag ATCAGACGCCTTCCGGGAATTGAATACAACAAACAAGATCAATTAAAACAGTTTGAGATTCTCCGAACTCAACTGAGACTGAAAAGAGAACTCTTACAAAAGTATCGTAATATGTGCTCTTTTGAAACATCATTTAAATGA